In a single window of the Rhodoferax saidenbachensis genome:
- a CDS encoding amidohydrolase family protein translates to MQFLVQGLLWLTVALCGTARAADYTGPIFDAHLHYNVEAQSPHPLPDVLARMQRNGVRAVLANSRPNDGTRTLAEAGAQTRAAGVTVVPLVRLYRNRDDYTSWFRDDSIYDMVLAELARGTAAGPYRGIGEFHLYDSANAAGPVAKKLMALAEARQLVVLAHVDDAAIDGLMQPTPSGGKAVRLIWAHTGIGGAPVERVRALLQRYPLLMGELSYRPGLTCTGTGGVVQLCPEWRALLLDYPDRFVLGSDTWINQRWQYYDDTMQDYRAWLGGLPAPVARQVAWDNAARLFGLPSP, encoded by the coding sequence ATGCAATTCCTGGTGCAAGGCCTGCTGTGGCTTACCGTGGCGCTGTGTGGCACGGCCAGAGCCGCCGACTACACCGGCCCGATTTTTGACGCCCACCTGCACTACAACGTGGAAGCCCAGTCGCCCCATCCACTGCCCGACGTGCTGGCGCGCATGCAGCGCAACGGCGTGCGGGCGGTGCTGGCCAACTCGCGGCCCAACGACGGCACGCGCACGCTGGCCGAAGCCGGTGCGCAAACCCGCGCCGCGGGCGTGACGGTGGTACCACTGGTGCGCCTGTACCGCAACCGCGACGACTACACCAGTTGGTTCCGCGACGACAGCATCTACGACATGGTGCTGGCCGAACTGGCGCGCGGCACGGCCGCCGGGCCCTACCGCGGCATTGGTGAATTCCATTTGTATGACAGTGCCAATGCCGCAGGGCCGGTGGCCAAAAAGCTCATGGCCCTGGCCGAAGCGCGCCAGCTAGTGGTGCTGGCCCATGTAGACGATGCGGCGATTGATGGCCTGATGCAACCCACCCCGTCGGGTGGCAAAGCCGTGCGCCTGATCTGGGCACACACCGGCATTGGCGGTGCACCGGTGGAGCGGGTGCGCGCGCTGCTGCAGCGCTACCCGCTGCTCATGGGCGAGTTGTCGTACCGGCCCGGTCTGACGTGTACCGGCACGGGCGGAGTCGTTCAACTGTGCCCCGAATGGCGAGCCCTGTTGCTGGACTACCCAGACCGGTTTGTGCTGGGCTCCGACACCTGGATCAACCAGCGCTGGCAGTACTACGACGACACCATGCAGGACTACCGCGCCTGGCTCGGTGGCCTGCCCGCGCCGGTGGCACGCCAGGTGGCGTGGGACAACGCGGCGCGTCTGTTTGGGCTGCCGTCTCCCTGA
- a CDS encoding MlaE family ABC transporter permease, which yields MRAISTLTSHTAVEDTQPRIARESTPEGVCAVLWGRWTAADLAAPAHWAAVQASMRAHRATTVWDVRQVLRMDHAGAQLLWNGWGHQWPQQVLALPAQHAMLERVARLTEVAPAPQATSFWTLFLRLGAWVHAVAGQWLDAVRLLGQLLLDIGRLLRKPAKGPWRDISGHLYRIGATALPITALVGFLIGVVLAYLMSQQLRQFGADAFIVNILGISLIRELGPVLAAILIAGRSGSAITAQIGVMRVTEELDAMRVMGIAQGYRLVMPRALAMALAMPLLSVWTTVAALLGGMLASDLAMGLTPAYFLSALPKAVQLSNLWLAMGKSVVFGLMIALIGCHYGLRVLPNTQSLGQGTTASVVTSITMVILVDALFAVVFKDIGI from the coding sequence ATGCGTGCCATATCCACTTTGACATCGCATACCGCCGTGGAGGACACCCAACCCCGCATCGCCCGAGAGTCCACGCCCGAAGGGGTGTGTGCTGTGCTGTGGGGGCGCTGGACGGCGGCCGACCTGGCCGCGCCGGCGCACTGGGCGGCAGTGCAGGCCAGTATGCGCGCGCACCGCGCGACCACTGTGTGGGACGTGCGCCAGGTGCTGCGCATGGACCATGCGGGCGCGCAACTGCTGTGGAATGGCTGGGGCCACCAGTGGCCGCAGCAGGTGCTGGCCCTGCCCGCACAACACGCCATGCTGGAGCGTGTGGCCCGGTTGACCGAAGTGGCCCCTGCGCCACAGGCCACCTCTTTCTGGACCTTGTTTTTGCGGCTGGGCGCGTGGGTGCATGCCGTGGCCGGGCAGTGGCTGGACGCTGTGCGCCTCTTGGGCCAACTGCTGCTGGACATAGGCCGTCTGCTGCGCAAACCGGCCAAGGGCCCGTGGCGCGATATCTCGGGCCACCTGTACCGCATCGGCGCCACGGCCTTGCCGATCACGGCGCTGGTGGGTTTTCTGATTGGGGTGGTGCTGGCCTATCTGATGTCGCAGCAGTTGCGCCAGTTTGGTGCCGACGCCTTCATCGTCAACATCCTGGGCATCTCGCTGATCCGCGAACTCGGGCCGGTGCTGGCCGCCATCCTGATCGCCGGGCGCAGCGGCTCGGCCATCACTGCACAAATTGGCGTAATGCGCGTGACCGAAGAGTTGGACGCCATGCGTGTCATGGGCATTGCCCAGGGCTATCGGCTGGTGATGCCACGCGCGCTGGCGATGGCGCTGGCCATGCCACTGCTGTCGGTGTGGACCACGGTGGCGGCGCTCCTGGGCGGCATGCTGGCGTCGGACTTGGCCATGGGGCTCACGCCCGCGTATTTCTTGAGCGCACTGCCTAAGGCGGTGCAACTCTCCAACCTCTGGCTGGCCATGGGCAAATCGGTGGTGTTTGGTTTGATGATTGCACTGATCGGTTGCCACTACGGCCTGCGCGTGTTGCCCAACACCCAAAGCCTGGGGCAGGGGACCACCGCGTCGGTGGTCACCTCCATCACCATGGTGATTCTGGTGGACGCGTTGTTTGCCGTGGTGTTCAAGGACATTGGCATATGA
- a CDS encoding LON peptidase substrate-binding domain-containing protein: MAAPLSLSSLPLFPLHTVLFPGGTLHLQIFEVRYLDLMNKCIKTGAPFGVVSLVEGQEVRQRSTEAGDGFASERFADVGTLATVTEWESPQAGLMKVRCTGGERFRIARHSQLKHGLWVADVDGLAADTGVPVPDDLQVIADALDTVLQGLKDQDLPPAQMPVQPPYHLQDCGWVANRWCDLLALPPALKQSLMQLENPLLRLELVGDMLTKGGITP, translated from the coding sequence ATGGCTGCGCCCCTGTCGCTGTCTTCCCTGCCGCTGTTTCCGCTGCACACGGTGCTGTTCCCGGGCGGCACGCTGCACCTGCAGATTTTTGAGGTGCGTTACCTCGACCTGATGAACAAATGCATCAAGACCGGCGCCCCGTTTGGTGTGGTGTCTTTGGTGGAAGGTCAGGAAGTGCGCCAGCGCAGCACTGAGGCTGGTGACGGTTTTGCATCCGAGCGTTTTGCCGACGTGGGCACGCTGGCCACTGTGACCGAATGGGAGTCACCCCAGGCCGGACTGATGAAAGTGCGCTGCACCGGCGGCGAGCGTTTTCGCATTGCCCGGCACAGCCAGCTCAAGCACGGCTTGTGGGTGGCCGACGTGGATGGCCTGGCCGCGGACACCGGAGTGCCCGTTCCCGACGACTTGCAGGTGATTGCCGATGCGCTGGACACCGTGTTGCAGGGCCTGAAAGACCAGGACCTGCCGCCCGCGCAAATGCCAGTGCAACCGCCCTACCACTTGCAGGACTGCGGCTGGGTGGCCAACCGCTGGTGTGATCTGCTGGCCCTGCCGCCTGCGCTCAAGCAAAGCCTGATGCAGTTGGAGAATCCGCTCTTACGCTTGGAGCTGGTGGGCGACATGTTGACCAAGGGCGGCATTACGCCCTGA
- a CDS encoding MlaD family protein, with product MENKSHALAAGLFVLAIAALLAGMAAWLTRDTTQRRAFELASREAVTGLQPQAGVRYKGVSVGKVTAITLDRQVPGQVLVRIAVDDSVPITQSTFATLGFQGVTGLAFVQLDDSGTSTVALASSGDAVPRIPMRPGLMSRLSDQGANLVTQLDQVSQRTNQLLAAENQKALMAAIGNIGQAAAQLSQLSQRVDQALLAPVGQPGLPQLVQQADQTFKTMQTTAERLSASATSVNTSAAEFKRMSARMNESGGTLDQIARGVDVLVPRLSRTADEATRTARQVGRVADAVNENPQTLLLGKGATPPGPGESGFVVPPKQ from the coding sequence ATGGAAAATAAATCCCACGCGCTGGCCGCCGGCCTTTTTGTGCTGGCCATTGCGGCCCTGCTGGCCGGCATGGCCGCCTGGCTCACGCGCGACACGACGCAGCGGCGCGCGTTTGAGCTCGCCAGCCGCGAAGCCGTCACCGGCCTGCAGCCCCAGGCGGGTGTGCGCTATAAGGGCGTGTCGGTCGGCAAGGTCACCGCCATCACGCTGGACCGCCAGGTGCCGGGCCAGGTGCTGGTGCGCATTGCGGTGGACGACAGCGTGCCCATCACCCAGTCCACCTTTGCCACGCTGGGTTTCCAGGGCGTGACCGGTCTGGCCTTTGTGCAGCTCGACGACAGCGGTACCTCCACCGTGGCCTTGGCAAGCAGTGGCGATGCCGTGCCGCGTATTCCCATGCGCCCCGGGCTGATGTCGCGCCTGTCGGACCAGGGGGCCAATCTGGTGACACAACTGGACCAGGTCAGCCAGCGCACGAACCAATTGCTGGCGGCGGAGAATCAGAAAGCCCTGATGGCGGCGATTGGCAATATCGGGCAGGCGGCCGCGCAGCTCAGCCAGTTGTCGCAGCGGGTAGACCAGGCACTGCTGGCACCCGTGGGCCAGCCGGGCTTGCCGCAACTGGTGCAACAGGCGGACCAGACCTTCAAGACCATGCAGACCACGGCCGAGCGCCTGAGCGCCAGCGCCACGTCGGTCAACACCTCGGCCGCCGAGTTCAAGCGCATGTCCGCGCGCATGAACGAATCCGGCGGCACGCTGGACCAGATTGCCCGTGGCGTGGACGTGCTGGTGCCGCGCCTGAGCCGCACCGCCGATGAAGCCACCCGCACCGCGCGCCAGGTTGGGCGCGTGGCCGATGCGGTGAACGAGAACCCGCAAACCCTGTTGCTCGGCAAGGGCGCGACCCCGCCTGGCCCGGGAGAGTCCGGCTTTGTCGTGCCACCCAAACAATGA
- a CDS encoding ABC-type transport auxiliary lipoprotein family protein: MTSENAIKMLAACAHSIRAGGLFVFVLLGLSACSSLQAPARPLVYDFGPGAVATEPTNRMARLPTLSLAEVDAGAALDGTAVLYRLAYADGQQLRPYAQARWSMPPAQLLRQRLREQLGQRRAVLNLSDGLLAGRASLTLHVELEEFSQLFEAADRSSGLVRLRATLGHVRPEGAGGGPAGERLVAQRSFVVQRPAASADAAGGVRALTQASDALIEELEQWIAQVQQAAASR; this comes from the coding sequence ATGACCTCTGAAAACGCTATCAAAATGCTAGCTGCTTGCGCACATTCCATAAGGGCTGGAGGCCTATTTGTCTTTGTATTGCTCGGGCTTTCGGCCTGCAGCAGCCTGCAGGCGCCCGCGCGCCCGTTGGTCTATGACTTCGGCCCCGGCGCGGTGGCCACCGAGCCGACCAACCGCATGGCGCGCCTGCCCACACTGTCCCTGGCCGAGGTGGACGCGGGCGCCGCGCTCGACGGCACCGCAGTCCTGTACCGCCTGGCCTATGCCGACGGCCAGCAGCTGCGCCCTTACGCACAAGCCCGCTGGTCCATGCCACCGGCGCAACTGTTGCGCCAGCGCCTGCGCGAGCAACTGGGCCAGCGCCGTGCGGTGCTCAACCTGTCGGACGGCCTGCTCGCCGGGCGTGCGTCTTTGACCCTGCATGTGGAGCTCGAAGAATTCAGCCAGTTGTTTGAAGCCGCCGACCGCAGCAGCGGCCTGGTGCGCCTGCGTGCCACGCTGGGCCATGTGCGCCCTGAGGGCGCGGGTGGTGGCCCGGCCGGGGAACGCCTGGTGGCGCAGCGCAGCTTTGTGGTGCAACGCCCTGCTGCCAGTGCCGATGCGGCGGGCGGTGTGCGCGCACTCACCCAAGCCAGCGACGCACTGATCGAGGAACTGGAGCAGTGGATTGCCCAGGTCCAGCAGGCGGCCGCCAGCCGCTGA
- a CDS encoding SDR family oxidoreductase: MQPIVLITGGSRGIGAATALTAARAGYAVAVNYTANSLAADEVVRQIRAMGGTAITVQADVSQEAQVLAMFAKVDAKLGRISALVNNAGVVDVASRVDAMTVERLQRMLATNVLGSMVCAREAVLRMSTRHGGSGGAIVNVSSVAATLGSPGQYVDYAASKGAIDSFTIGLAREVAAEGIRVNAVRPGVIDTDIHASGGQPDRAQRLASQLPMQRPGTAQEIADAIVWLLSAQSSYTTGALLDVSGGR, encoded by the coding sequence ATGCAACCCATCGTTCTGATCACCGGCGGCTCGCGCGGCATCGGCGCCGCCACCGCCCTCACCGCGGCCCGTGCCGGTTATGCCGTGGCGGTCAACTACACCGCCAACTCACTGGCCGCCGACGAAGTGGTGCGCCAGATCCGCGCCATGGGCGGCACGGCCATCACGGTGCAGGCCGACGTGTCGCAAGAGGCACAGGTGCTGGCCATGTTTGCCAAGGTCGATGCCAAGCTGGGGCGCATCAGCGCACTGGTCAACAACGCCGGCGTGGTGGACGTGGCCTCCCGCGTGGACGCCATGACAGTGGAGCGGCTGCAGCGCATGCTGGCCACCAATGTGCTGGGCAGCATGGTCTGCGCGCGCGAAGCGGTGCTGCGCATGAGCACACGCCATGGCGGCAGTGGTGGCGCCATCGTGAATGTCTCCAGCGTGGCCGCCACACTGGGCTCACCGGGCCAGTACGTGGACTACGCGGCGAGCAAAGGGGCGATCGACAGCTTCACCATCGGCCTGGCGCGTGAAGTAGCGGCCGAGGGCATCCGCGTCAATGCCGTGCGCCCCGGCGTCATCGACACCGACATCCACGCCAGCGGCGGCCAGCCTGACCGCGCGCAACGCCTGGCCAGCCAGTTGCCCATGCAACGCCCGGGCACGGCACAGGAAATTGCCGACGCCATCGTCTGGCTGCTCAGTGCACAGTCCAGCTACACGACCGGTGCCCTTCTGGACGTGAGCGGCGGGCGGTGA
- a CDS encoding enoyl-CoA hydratase/isomerase family protein gives MSSQNTSFTSSAELSVEQRGPVLWLTITREERRNAMSHGVLAGMAQAIQAAQGERRIRAIVITGAGSKAFCAGADLQSANAFTTDYSEPHGHLAQLLRVAKASTIPLIARVNGACMAGGMGLMSMCDMAVAASHAIFGLPEVKVGVFPAQVLAVLQHLIPRRVLVEMCITGEPITSAQALQYGLVNHVDDDVDVKLQWLLDRLLDKSPAAIRRGLYTMKKIEAMSFEESMSFTESQIALFTLTEDAKEGQKAFQEKRKPVWTGQ, from the coding sequence ATGAGCAGCCAGAACACTTCTTTCACCTCATCCGCCGAATTGTCGGTCGAGCAACGCGGCCCCGTCCTGTGGCTCACCATCACCCGCGAAGAACGGCGCAACGCCATGAGCCACGGCGTGCTGGCCGGCATGGCGCAGGCCATTCAAGCAGCGCAAGGTGAGCGCCGCATCCGCGCCATCGTGATCACCGGTGCCGGCAGCAAGGCCTTTTGCGCCGGTGCCGACCTGCAAAGCGCCAATGCATTCACCACCGACTACTCGGAGCCGCATGGCCACCTGGCGCAACTGTTGCGCGTAGCCAAGGCCAGCACCATCCCTTTGATCGCGCGCGTCAATGGCGCCTGCATGGCCGGGGGCATGGGCCTGATGAGCATGTGTGACATGGCGGTGGCGGCCAGCCACGCCATCTTCGGCCTGCCCGAGGTCAAGGTGGGCGTGTTCCCGGCGCAGGTGCTGGCCGTGCTGCAGCACCTGATTCCACGGCGCGTGCTGGTGGAGATGTGCATCACGGGCGAGCCCATCACCAGCGCGCAGGCGCTGCAGTATGGGCTGGTCAACCATGTGGACGATGACGTGGACGTCAAGCTGCAGTGGCTGCTGGATCGCCTGCTGGACAAGTCGCCCGCCGCTATCCGCCGCGGCCTATACACGATGAAAAAAATCGAAGCCATGTCTTTTGAGGAAAGCATGTCTTTCACCGAAAGCCAGATCGCCCTGTTCACCCTGACCGAAGACGCCAAGGAAGGCCAGAAGGCCTTCCAGGAAAAGCGCAAGCCGGTCTGGACGGGGCAGTAA
- a CDS encoding ABC transporter ATP-binding protein — protein MSAIRPPSVPTAPVVEVKKLWSTFRTDGVDAVIHKDLDLTIAQGELLSIVGGSGSGKTVLLRQILGLETPARGSVTVLGHPAAELGRAGAASRVGMLFQHGALFSAFTVLENIAFPLRELRNLPDDLVRDAAMVKLRMVGLDPSHAHKMPSDLSGGMVKRVALARALIMDPPLLLLDEPTAGLDPDRSDAFCTLLRELHRELGLTVVMVTHDLDTIYELSTRIAVVAEKRVIVDASPQEVLAYPHPFVSAFFLGGRGHRAMELLRAQPPRPLEGV, from the coding sequence ATGAGCGCCATCCGTCCCCCCTCTGTGCCCACCGCACCCGTGGTGGAGGTTAAAAAACTCTGGTCGACCTTCCGCACCGACGGGGTGGACGCGGTCATCCACAAAGACCTGGACCTGACGATTGCGCAGGGTGAGCTGCTCTCCATCGTGGGGGGCTCGGGCAGTGGCAAGACCGTGCTGTTGCGCCAGATCCTGGGGCTGGAAACACCGGCGCGCGGCAGCGTCACCGTGCTCGGGCACCCGGCCGCCGAGCTGGGCCGTGCCGGGGCGGCCAGCCGTGTGGGCATGTTGTTCCAGCACGGCGCGCTGTTCTCGGCCTTTACCGTGCTGGAGAACATCGCCTTCCCGCTGCGTGAGTTGCGCAACCTGCCCGACGACCTGGTGCGCGACGCGGCCATGGTCAAGCTGCGCATGGTGGGGCTGGACCCGTCGCACGCGCACAAGATGCCGTCGGATCTGTCGGGCGGCATGGTCAAGCGTGTGGCACTGGCGCGCGCCCTCATCATGGACCCGCCGCTCTTGCTGTTGGACGAACCCACCGCCGGGCTGGACCCAGACCGCTCGGACGCGTTTTGCACGCTGCTGCGTGAACTGCACCGCGAGCTGGGCCTGACCGTGGTGATGGTCACGCACGATCTGGATACCATCTACGAACTCAGCACCCGCATTGCGGTGGTGGCCGAAAAGCGGGTGATTGTGGACGCCTCGCCCCAGGAAGTGCTGGCCTATCCCCATCCGTTTGTCAGCGCCTTCTTTTTGGGCGGACGGGGCCACCGGGCCATGGAATTGTTGCGCGCCCAGCCCCCGCGGCCGCTAGAAGGCGTGTAA
- a CDS encoding MarC family protein — MDLKPLITLLAIVNPLAIVPFFIHYTQGFSRAQRRNTVWVSSVSAFVVIAVSALLGLQILEFFGISLASFQVGGALLLLTGALNMLNAQPAEAKTSTHELEDGAEKAAQGASIAVVPLTIPLLTGPATMSTVVIYADKAKTFLQLGTLLGYGVVIALATALCFSLAEPIARVLGKTGINVMTRLMGLILAALAVEVMADGLSKLFPALMH; from the coding sequence ATGGACCTCAAACCGCTCATCACCCTGTTGGCCATTGTGAACCCGCTGGCCATCGTTCCGTTCTTCATCCACTACACGCAAGGCTTCAGCCGGGCGCAGCGCCGCAACACGGTGTGGGTGTCGTCGGTCAGTGCGTTTGTAGTGATCGCTGTGAGCGCGCTGCTGGGCCTGCAGATTCTGGAGTTCTTCGGCATCTCGCTGGCCAGCTTCCAGGTCGGCGGCGCCCTGCTGCTGCTCACCGGTGCGCTCAACATGCTCAACGCCCAGCCAGCCGAGGCAAAAACCAGCACCCACGAACTCGAAGACGGTGCCGAGAAAGCCGCCCAGGGCGCCAGCATTGCCGTGGTGCCGCTGACCATTCCGCTGCTCACCGGTCCGGCAACCATGTCCACCGTGGTGATTTATGCCGACAAGGCCAAAACCTTTCTGCAACTGGGCACGCTGCTGGGCTACGGCGTGGTGATCGCGCTGGCCACGGCCTTGTGTTTCTCGCTGGCCGAGCCCATCGCACGGGTGTTGGGCAAGACCGGCATCAATGTGATGACGCGACTGATGGGCCTGATCCTGGCCGCGCTCGCCGTAGAGGTGATGGCCGATGGACTCTCCAAGCTGTTCCCGGCCTTGATGCACTAA